TTGTTACATTATTGATTTTTATTTGGGCAATGGAACATTCAAAATTGATGACGAATGTATGCTTATTAATATACacaataattacatataagatattatatgttattatattattattatttttttatcatgaaatttgtattcattaaaaatattatatacgtatttacatattttttattttacttcaagTATCCCTTTTTAGAAGAAATCTGGAAAAAGTATGAATTTGATGAAGCTGTAAAAGAGAGTGATGTGACTgatatttcttcattatgCAATGCTTATAGTACTTATATCGATTGCTCTGCAAACGAAcaaaatcatatatatatgaaacttttaagaaatttgagGAACCTATATAATAGTGATAAATCGGGGGACGATTTTAATAATCACGgttacaatatattttattggttatattatgGAATAAAGGATGATTATATTACTGATACTATTATTAACAGTATTTTTCAGGCATCATGTAAGCTAATAGAGGATAAATATAGTAAGCCTAAATGTTCTACTTTTACACTCCCTGAAGGCTTCTctgaaacaaaaattttagtaatgttatatacatttatttataatattgatGTTATTCAACAAATATTAACCAATAATATTGATTCTATTATATGctcttgtaaaaaatttatcaaagaATGTGTATATTCATATAGGTATATGCATAAGCATTACTGTC
Above is a window of Plasmodium cynomolgi strain B DNA, scaffold: 0208, whole genome shotgun sequence DNA encoding:
- a CDS encoding hypothetical protein (putative): MKFVFIKNIIYVFTYFLFYFKYPFLEEIWKKYEFDEAVKESDVTDISSLCNAYSTYIDCSANEQNHIYMKLLRNLRNLYNSDKSGDDFNNHGYNIFYWLYYGIKDDYITDTIINSIFQASCKLIEDKYSFSETKILVMLYTFIYNIDVIQQILTNNIDSIICSCKKFIKECVYSYRYMHKHYCPNNTITNTNMRTCLPVKNFKESYEKYISNENKYELPDLSSKTPINIIDCSPPEEIMSDPVIPVPSNQSERSIIQSASHALVAIAGITNLLVLIYKVNTIFIQNC